A window of Sphingobacterium kitahiroshimense genomic DNA:
ATGTCCCTGGTGGTGCATCGGCATTTATTATGCAGCAAATATTGGAGGATCAAAATGGTTATTATTTATTAGATAGCCAGCCTAGAACGTTGAGTGCTAAAGCACATAGGCCTCCTTATGGCTCTGATGGGGATTATTTCACAAAACCTTCGAGCGATGATATTGTGGAAACTGTCTTTGAAATGATGAACGAAGGTAATCCGGATAAATATCCCTCACTATTTTAGTCAGTGAGGGATAGATACTTTTATGAGAATTGAGCGGCAGCACCAATAATTGCCGCCTCTTCTCCTAGAATTGCAGTTTTTATATTATATGCTTCTACTTGATTTTTCTTTTGACCCAATAGTATAGGTAGTGCTTTTGCAATATTTCCTCCGATTACAAAGTCTATACAATTGTATTTTTTACTGAAGAAATCAAGAAAATCCAATAAATGGATGCTATATTCCTCACATAATATGCTAAAGGCAGGGTTTTGTTGATGCTCATTGATAATTTGTTTAAGTCCCGTTACTTCAATATCTGTAAGTTCCTTAAACCGTTTTATAAACCATCTGGTTACTAAAAACTCTTCAAAAATTAAATTTTTATATGGTGTGTTCCAAAGATCGGCATCGAAAGATTTTTCTCCTTTGTTCCAGACTGCTGAACCGAGACCTGTACCTAAAGTGATTCCTAAAATTCTTTCTTTTGTATTCAGGTGTTGAGCAAAAACCTCTCCTTGCAAAAAAGCCGCGGCATCGTTAATGAAATGAATATTTTGTTCTGGAATTCCTATTAATGTTGCCAACGGGGTTTTGACATTCATTTTATATAGGTCATCGTATTTGCTTTGTCCAGTCATCATAGACACACCATTTTCATAATCGAAAGGGCCAGGCATTGCTATTCCAATGTGTTTTACCATAGATCCAGCAGCTTCTACGCAACTGTTAATTGTGTTTGCCCAAGTAAGGAAAATCGATTTAGCATTTTCTTGCGAAAAAACGTGGTTTCTCACCACGTTATTCGGAATAATTTTCCAATCTAATTTATTTACTATAGCGGCGCTAATATGTGTGCCGCCGATATCCACTCCTAAAATGAATTCACTTTTATCTGACATTTTTGTAACTAGATTGTTTTAATAAATGATCAGCAATAACTAATGCAGCCATTGCCTCAACAATAATAACAGCTCGGGAAACTACACAAGGATCATGTCTTCCTTTTCCTTGAACTGTAGCTTCATTACCATTTGAATCAATTGTCTGTTGATCTCTCATAATAGTAGCAACAGGCTTGAAAGCTGTTTTAAATGTGATGTCCATACCATTTGAAATACCACCTTGTATTCCTCCAGAGAAATTGGTATGGGTTTTAGTACGATGGATATCATGTTCTTCAGATACAAAAAGATCGTTATGCTGTGAACCTAGTAATTCAGAACCAGCAAATCCTGATCCATATTCGAAACCGTGTACGGCATTGATGCTCATCATTGCCTTAGCTAGATCCGCATGTAATTTGTCAAAAACAGGTTCACCCAATCCGACTGGTACATTTCTAATAATAGTTGAAATGCGTCCTCCTACAGTATCACCTGATTTACGAACAGCATCAATAAATTCAATCATTTCATTCGCTGTAGCAGGATCAGCACATCGTGCAATATTAGATTCTCTCAAATCTAACAATGCTTCTAAATCTTTTGTATCTAAATTTGGAGATTCAATTTTGCCAACACCTGATACGTGCGCAAATATTTCTATTCCATGTTGTTTTAAAAAGGATTTGGCAATTGCTCCTGCGGCAACTCTAGCTGCAGTTTCTCTAGCCGATGAGCGACCTCCACCTCGGTAATCACGATGACCATATTTCATATGATATGTATAGTCTGCGTGTGATGGTCTAAAGATATCTTTTATATGTGAGTAATCTTTCGATCTTTGATCTTCGTTTGGGATAAGTATGGCAATAGGTGTTCCTGTAGACTTGCCCTCAAATACGCCAGAAAGAATTTGTGCTGTATCACTTTCTTTGCGTTGTGTGGTTATTTTTGATTGACCGGGCTTACGTTTATCAAGTTCTGATTGGATAAAGTCCTCATCAATAGCTATATTTGGAGGACAGCCATCTAAAATAACACCAATCGCTTTTCCGTGAGATTCCCCAAAAGTGCTAATTCTAAATAAATCGCCAAATGAATTTCCTGCCATGATTTAATATAATTTCTATAAATATAGGTAAAACCGCAATAATAGGAGCATTATTGCGGTATTTTTTGCTAAGTAATAATAAATTTGTGCTCAGCTAAATGTTTCCAGAAGTCTGGATAAGATTTTTCGACAACCTGTGGTTCCTCAATATTAATACTTTTGAATATTAATGCAAGTGGGGCAAATGCCATTGCCATTCTATGATCTTCATATGTGGCGAAAGAAACAGCTGTTGGTTCGAAGACTTCATCAGTTTTGATGTGATAAGTGGTTCCATCTTCGATCAATTTTGCTCCGAATTTAGCAATTTCTGTTTTTAAAGCTAAAATTCGATCTGTTTCTTTAATTTTCAATGTTTCTAAACCTGTAAGTGATATATCGCGTCTTAATGCAGCCGCTATAACTACTACTGTCTGTGCTAAATCTGGGCATTCTTTCATGTCAAAAAATGTTTTCCCAGAAGGTTCACTTATTTTTGTAAGGTGTAAACCATCTTGTTCAAACGCTGATGCAACACCAAAGTGGCTCATAATTTCAACAATTGCTATATCACCTTGTAGACTACTTTTTTTCAATCCGGGAAGTATGATCGATCCTGAATTAGAAAGTGCTACTATGGCATACCAATAAGACGCCGCGCTCCAATCAGGTTCGACATAAATCGTTGCTTCCTTTGTTTCTTGATTTGGAATATGAATGGTATTATGCAACCATTCGTATTGAATACCAACTTCTTTCAACATATTCAACGTCATGGTGACATAAGGTCGTGAAGTAAGTTCGCCTTCAATTTCAAGTGTTAAACCTTTTTTTAAGGATGCCGCAATGAGCAATAGAGCTGAAATATATTGACTGCTAATATTTCCCTTAATTGAAATTTTATCCTTACTCTGAATCATGCCACCTTCTATATGAAGAGGTGGGAAGCCAGATTTTGCTTCGTAATGAATATCAGCTCCGATAGTCTTGAGCGCGTCAACTAAAATACCGATAGGTCTTTGTTGCATACGTTCTGAACCGGTTAGAATGAAATTTCCTTTAATCAGATTAAGATAGGCTGTTAAAAAACGCATTGCGGTCCCTGCGGGTCCAATATCAATTTTTGTTAGTTCAGATTGCGTATTGGTAGCTAGCAGAAGAGCCTTCTTTAGTGTAACTGTATCAAAAGCTTGCGAAAGATTTTCTATTTGTACTTTCTCTTTTCCCAATGCTTGAATAATAAGGGCACGGTTGCTTTCTGATTTTGAACCAGTAAGTTGAACCGTACCATTAATACTTTTAGATGGGTGAGTAAGTGTAATCACCTGTTGACTCATTATGCCTCCGCAGTAGGTTGAGTATTCATGATTGCATTCTGTTTACGAATTGATTCATTATGAATTAATTCTAAGAATTTAACTGCAAAATCATTGCTCAAAGTTAATGCTTCAGCGAGCTGCGTGCGTTTTTGAACGATTTCGTCCC
This region includes:
- the aroA gene encoding 3-phosphoshikimate 1-carboxyvinyltransferase is translated as MSQQVITLTHPSKSINGTVQLTGSKSESNRALIIQALGKEKVQIENLSQAFDTVTLKKALLLATNTQSELTKIDIGPAGTAMRFLTAYLNLIKGNFILTGSERMQQRPIGILVDALKTIGADIHYEAKSGFPPLHIEGGMIQSKDKISIKGNISSQYISALLLIAASLKKGLTLEIEGELTSRPYVTMTLNMLKEVGIQYEWLHNTIHIPNQETKEATIYVEPDWSAASYWYAIVALSNSGSIILPGLKKSSLQGDIAIVEIMSHFGVASAFEQDGLHLTKISEPSGKTFFDMKECPDLAQTVVVIAAALRRDISLTGLETLKIKETDRILALKTEIAKFGAKLIEDGTTYHIKTDEVFEPTAVSFATYEDHRMAMAFAPLALIFKSINIEEPQVVEKSYPDFWKHLAEHKFIIT
- the aroC gene encoding chorismate synthase, producing the protein MAGNSFGDLFRISTFGESHGKAIGVILDGCPPNIAIDEDFIQSELDKRKPGQSKITTQRKESDTAQILSGVFEGKSTGTPIAILIPNEDQRSKDYSHIKDIFRPSHADYTYHMKYGHRDYRGGGRSSARETAARVAAGAIAKSFLKQHGIEIFAHVSGVGKIESPNLDTKDLEALLDLRESNIARCADPATANEMIEFIDAVRKSGDTVGGRISTIIRNVPVGLGEPVFDKLHADLAKAMMSINAVHGFEYGSGFAGSELLGSQHNDLFVSEEHDIHRTKTHTNFSGGIQGGISNGMDITFKTAFKPVATIMRDQQTIDSNGNEATVQGKGRHDPCVVSRAVIIVEAMAALVIADHLLKQSSYKNVR
- a CDS encoding ROK family protein gives rise to the protein MSDKSEFILGVDIGGTHISAAIVNKLDWKIIPNNVVRNHVFSQENAKSIFLTWANTINSCVEAAGSMVKHIGIAMPGPFDYENGVSMMTGQSKYDDLYKMNVKTPLATLIGIPEQNIHFINDAAAFLQGEVFAQHLNTKERILGITLGTGLGSAVWNKGEKSFDADLWNTPYKNLIFEEFLVTRWFIKRFKELTDIEVTGLKQIINEHQQNPAFSILCEEYSIHLLDFLDFFSKKYNCIDFVIGGNIAKALPILLGQKKNQVEAYNIKTAILGEEAAIIGAAAQFS